GCGGCCGATATTCGGTATCTGAAAACGCTGTTCAAAGATTTCGATCTTCCCGCCTCCATTTTACCTGACTATTCCGAGACGCTTGATGGTCCGGCCTTGGAAGATTACGAGAAAGTGGCTTCCGGAGGACTTCCTGTAGCAGCAATCAAAGCCATGGGAGCTTCGCCAGCATCGATTGAATTCGGGCGCGGTTTGTTCGGCAAAGACACCGCGGCATCGCATCTTGAGTCGAAGTTTTCCGTTCCCGCGCATCGCATCGGTATGCCGATCGGCCTTCGTGAATCCGACGCCTTGTTCTCGGTGTTGGAAGAATTGTCGGGAAAACCGACTCCTCGTGAACATGCCATGGAGCGTGGACGTCTCCTTGACGCGTTTGTTGATGGACATAAGTACATTTCCGGCTTGCGCGCAGTCGTTTACGGTGAAGAGGACTTCATGATTGGCATGACCTCGTTTCTCGCCGAAATCGGCATTCGCCCCGTGCTTGTTGGTGGTGGTGGCGAATCCGGACGACTGACTGAGCATATTCATGCGGTCTGTGAAGGTCTTATGCCTGAAATGCCGCAGGTCTATGAAGGTGTCGATTTCTATGAAATCGAACAGCTTGCCGAAAGCCTGGCTCCTGATTTGCTTGTTGGCAATTCTAAAGGCTATAAATTGGCACGCAAACTTGATATTCCGTTGGTGCGCACCGGTTTCCCCATCCATGATCGCTTTGGAGGACAACGTATTCTCCATCTCGGGTATCGCGGAGCGCAGTCCTTGTTTGATACCATTGTCAACGTTGTGCTTGAAAAGAAACAATCCGATTCCGAAGTCGGATACTGGTACTTGTAAACTCATCAGCGCAATTATGCGCCGTGCGGTACGATACATCTCATCGAAAGAGTCTGACTCTTTCCAATGACGTGAAGAGAACTTCAATTTGGTCGCCACAGGCCCTTGTCTTCCCCCCGCGTGAAAATGGTTTGAGGAAGGGGGGGGAGGAAGGGAGGCCTTTTCAAAAAAGGAGCATCACAATGGATTTGACTCGGCATCCATGTTTCAACCCCAAGGCCAAGGGAGAATGCGCCCGGATTCATTTGCCTGTGGCTCCGAAGTGCAATGTTCTGTGTAATTTTTGCAATCGAAAATATGATTGTGTCAATGAGTCGCGTCCTGGTGTGACGTCGGCTGTGCTGTCTCCTGCCCAGGCTGAAGAATATTTGGCCAAAGTCATGGAGCGGGTTCCCAATATCACGGTGGTCGGCATTGCCGGTCCTGGCGATCCGTTTGCCAACCCGAAGGAAACCCTGGAGACCATGCGACGCATTCGCAAACGTTGGCCCGAAATGCTGTTGTGCTTGTCTTCGAATGGTTTGGAGATTGGCGACTATATAGAAGAAATTGCTCGCATCGGGGTTTCTCATGTGACCATCACGGTTAATGCCGTGGATCCAAAAATTGCATCCAAGGTGTATTCCTGGGCCCGAGTCGGTAAAGTAATTCATCGTGGTGACGCGATTGGCGAAGTGATTGTCAAAGCACAAACCGACGCGATTAAACGACTCAAAGAACTCGGTGTGACGGTGAAGGTCAATTCGATTTTTATTCCGGGCGTGAATGATCACCATATGGAAGAAATCGCTCAAACCATGAAAAGTTACGGTGTCGATCTGTTTAACTGCATGGGACTCATCCCCAACCCTGACACCAAGTTCGAAAAGGTGCCGGCGCCATCCAAGGCTGATATCTGCATCATTCGCGACACATGCGAAACCTATTTGCCGCAGATGCGTCATTGCCAACGTTGTCGGGCTGATGCCGTTGGATTGTTGGAAAAAGATCAGTCGATGGAACTGAGCGGTCTGCTTGGCGAGTGCAGCCAGATGATTGTTCCCGCCGATGCAACGCGGCCCAACATAGCTGTGGCGAGTATGGAAGGCATGCTGGTCAATCAACACCTCGGCGAAGCCTCACGGTTTCTGATCTATGGTCAGGATGCTGATAAAGTTGTCTTACTGGAAGAACGTGATGCGCCCAAACCGGGCGGCGGAGGCCAACGCTGGTATACTTTGGCCGATACTTTGAAAGATTGCCGAGCAATTCTTGTCAGCGGTATCGGGGAAACTCCCCGAGCTGTTTTGGAGGAAGAAGGCCTGACAGTTGTCGAGATGGACGGTTTGATTGAACAAGGATTGGAAGCAGTCTACGGTTCTGGTGATATCTCTCAATTAGCCAAACGCCGCCGTGGTGTTTCCGGTGGTTGCTGCAAAGGCGGCGGCGGTGTTGGCTGTGGCTGATTCGAACACGCCTCCCATTCTTCTCAGCAATGTGAAGATATAATAATACGCGTTGATCCCCCCACAAAAAAAGCGGCCCGAAGGCCGCTTTTTTTGTGCTGTAATGATTTCCCTTGTCTACCGGAGCGCTTCACGCAGGCTCTGGAGTGCTGCCTCGATGCCGGCCGCAAATAATGTTTTCGTTCGCCACAAGAAAAAATCTTCATATGATGTAAACAGCACAACAGCATTCGGTGTTCCTGTTTGGACAGCGGTATCGAGTGTTGTGCATTGTATGGTATTCGAAGGGTTAATATCTTGATAACAAACAGTTGAGACATTGAAACGTTGGGCTGCTTCTGTATCGATACAGAGCCAGATTTCCGGATTTTGTCCGGCTTCCGTATACCCCATTGCCTTACCGACCTGCACGTTGCCGACAAAAACAGGCATCGGTGTTTTCAGCGGATCACCGCCCACGAGCGTGGCATCGATTTGTGTTGTTGAAAATGGATCACACATTTTCAACACCTGATACCATTCCGTTTGTCGAACCACATAGAAGCCAAGGACTATGACCACGATAATGGTCAGGATAATTAAAATCGCATTCAGACTGCTCAACGACGAGTGTTCCTTTTCCATAATCGTCCCTTTGGGCTTGAATAGCTTTGAGATTTGCAACCCGTTGCCCGACACCAATAATGACGTCGGTCCCACAGCAGAGATACAATACATTTCCGCAGCTTGGTATTCAAGATGAAGGCATCAACTTGTGCGTGTTTGGACCATGCCTTGATCTTTTCATCGAAATCGCCAAAATATCCTTTTTCCCGATGGAAGGCCGACGTGCAACTCTACACATGCAACATGGAGCACTCTCCTATGGATATATGCAGACCAAGTGAATTCATGACATCCTTTCTCGTCATGGATATTTTGGAAAAAGCCTCGATTTTGGAACGACAAGGGAAGCATGTTGTGCATCTTGAGATCGGTGAACCCGACTTTGATACGCCGGAATGTGTCAAGGAAGCGGCTTGCCGAGCTATTCATGATGGCAAAACACATTATACGCATAGCCAAGGACTGCTGGAGTTGCGTGAAACTATTTGCGCTCAACACTATGAACAATTTGGGGCCGACATTTCTCCGGACCAAGTGTTTGTCACCAGCGGAACGTCACCGGCCATGCTCATGGTTTTTTCACTGCTTGCCGAGGAGAATCAAAAAATTGTCCTGACAGATCCGCATTATGCCTGCTATCCCAACTTTATTCGTTATTGCGGACTTGCCCCTGAATTTATTCCAGGACGGGAAGAAGAAGGATTCCAGCTCAAGCCCGAACGCGTCAAGAAACGTCTTGATGGAACCGTCGCCGGTATCCTGGTCAATTCTCCGTCTAACCCGGTGGGGTCGGTCATGCCCGGGGATGATCTCGAAGCCCTGTGCGATCTTGGCTTGCCGATCGTTTCCGATGAAATTTACCATGGTCTTAGTTATGTCGAGAAAGCAGCTTCGGCCTGCCAGTATACAAAAAATGCGTTTATCCTGAATGGCTTCTCCAAATTGTACGCGATGACGGGTTGGCGTTTGGGCTATGTCATCGTGCCTCCTAAGTATTTGAAACTCATTCAGAAGTTTCAACAGAATTTCTTTATATGTGCCGGTTCAGTCGCGCAGTGGGCCGGCCTGGCGGCCTTGACCGAAGCACAAGACGATGTGGCTAAAATGGTCGCCGAGTATGATGCCCGACGAAAATACCTGCTCGAACGTCTCGCCAGCATAGGACTGGTTCCGGCTTTGGAGCCGACCGGTGCTTTCTATGTGCTCGTCAATGCCCGACATATTGATGGGGATTCGCTTCGTTTGGCCGGTGATATTCTTGAGAACGCCCTTGTCGGGGTGACACCCGGTATTGATTTCGGGCAAACTGCCGAAGGCTATATCCGGTTCTCGTACGCCAACTCCAAAGAGAACATCAACGAGGGAATTCGTCGTTTTGGCGAATATTTGAAGAAGCGAGGGGGCTAGCCCGAAATTCAAAGGAGAGGGGGAACGGTGAAAAAGCAACGTTCCTCCTTGCCGCTCTTCCCATCATCTTCGAACACTTTTTCCTTTACGATGCGTGCCATGCCATTTTTTCGTATTGGTTCAGCGTATGTCTTTTCTTGGCATTTTCTCACAATATGTTGATTGCGCGTCTTCCATATCCCTCTTGCCGGAGATGTTCGGCTGTGTGACAATCACAACCTCGTGAAGGTGATCATCGTCGGAATTTTGCAGGTGTGATCATGAAAGCATATTTTCGTTTGGTGTGTATTGCATGTATGCTCTGTATTTTTTTTCCTGTTCAAGCATCGTCGGAACAAGGAAAAGTACAGCGTAAGCACGTTCTGTTTCTGAATTCCTATCAGAATGGGTATGCATGGTCTGACACCATACTTGAGGCAGCTCGAGCCGAGTTTGCGAAAAGTCCGGTGAGTGTGGAATTACAGGTCGAGTACCTTGATGCGAAGAAATATCCTGAAGAGAATGTTCATGAGCTGTTGTCCGATCTTTACGCCATCAAGTATAAAAATGTTCATTTCGATGTTATCATTTGTTCCGACAACCCTGCATTTAATTTTCTCCTCTCGCGAAAAAACACGCTTTTTCCCGGGGTGCCGGTGGTTTTTTGCGGTATCAATGACTTTCGGGATTCATTGATCGCAAACCGTACGGACTATACCGGCATTGTGGAAGCCGCGGACTTTAAAACGAATATCGCACTTGCCAAATTACTTTTCCCCAAACGCAACAAGATGATTATTATTGGCAATCGCTCGACGACATCGTTGGCGATTGAAAAGGATGTTCGCCAAGCGGCAAGCACATTTACCAATGCATTTCAGTTCGAATTTCATAATGATTTGAACTACCAAGCTATTTTGTCTCGTATTAAAGAAGTCGATGATAAAACCACCCTTATGTTGCTTCCGTTTTATATTGACGCTGACGGGGATTTTTATTCACCTCAGGAACTCCTTGATGCGATATCGAAAGTATCGGATGCGCCCATTTTCAGTGCGTGGCGTTTCATGTTGGGACACGGGATTATTGGAGGACGGTTGATCGGCGGAGAGACCCAGGCTGAAATCGCCGCACGTATGACGCTTGATATTTTAGCCGGTGCTAAACCGTCCGATTTGCCGGTCGTCAAAGAGACCGAACTTCACGACGTGTTTGATTATCTCTTGGTCAAACGCTTCAACATCCCTGAAGACCTCCTGCCCGAAGGCTCAACGTTCATTAATGAGCCCAAACCGTTCTATGAGCTGCAAAAGCAAGTTTTCTGGACCATCATAGCCAGTCTGGTCATTATGAGCGTGGTCCTGTTTTTTCTGGCAAATAATATCCTCAAACGACGCCGCGTCGAGGCGGCTATTAAAGACCAGCTTTCGTTTTTAAGTTTGCTCATGGATACCATTCCTATGCCCATCTATTTCAAGAATCCAAATGGGCAGTATGAGAATTCAAATTCCAGCTTTGAAAACTGGTTTGGGCCGTCACATACAGGGGAGATTGAGTCGGGGTCGGATCAAATTGATTTAGAGTTGCTGCGCAACCCGGGAGTGCGAATCTACGAAGAAGAATTGTCCGACCGGTATGGTCGACGTCATAATGTCATCGTGCATAAGGCCACCTATCGCAATACGGCCGGAGGTATTGCGGGGGTCGTGGGGGTCTTGTACGATTTCACCGATCGCAAGAAGGCTGAGGAAAAATATCGTTCGTTGTTTGAGAACTCGGCGTTAGGTATCTTTCGAATCGATCCTTCCGGCCGTTATCTTGACGCGAATCCGGCCATGGCCGTTATGATGGGGTGTTCATCGGCGGAGTCATTTATTCAATCCGGTCTTGATGTGCTCAATAATGTCGCACCGGAACTTCACTATCGCGAAATCGATGACTTGGGAGTTACCTGTCCAATCGGTTCCGCCGGTTCTCACGAATTCGAAGGCGTGGTCAAACGGGTGGATGGAGACGATGTCACTTTACATCTCTATGTACGGTCCGTTTCGGGTGAAGGCGGCAAAACAAGTCACTTCGAAGTGTTTTGCGAGGATATCACCATGCGTCGGCGCGCCGAACTTGAGTTGGAACGCTCGCAAACCATGTTGCGCACGGTTATCGATAACATTCCGCAACTGGTGTACTGGAAGGATCGGAACTTACGCTTTCTTGGGGCTAATAAAGCCTTTGCGCTGCAATTTGGGTTGAGCGATGTATCCTCTATGATTGGTATGACGATAGCGGATATTGATCTTTCTCCCGAAGATGCACAACACAGTGAAGCCGTTGACCGTGATGTGCTTAAAACAGGACTGCCGCGCTATCGTCAGTTATGGGAATTCGAGCGGGAGGGACAACCACCCTTTACTTTGGAAGTCAGTAAAGTTCCCTTGATGGATTCGTCGCGTCGGGTCGTTGGGGTGCTCTCCACGGCGGAAGATATCACCAAGCGGCTGAGTCTGGAAAAACAACTCGTGCAATCACAAAAAATGGAAGCCATCGGTACATTTGTCAGTGGTATTGCACATGATTTCAACAACATTCTGACAACTATTATTAATTCCAGCGAACTTGCGCTTCTGGATTTGCCTGAAGATACCGATATGGCCGCCGATATCCGGCGTGCGCTCACCGCTGCCGAACAAGGCAGCCGGCTTGTCAGCCGTATTCATACCTATGCGAGGCCGTCGCGAGAAGGCTTCAAGCCTATGGTGCTCACCGAGGTTGTGCGGGAAGCCTTGAGTCTTGTGCGATCAAGTCTGCCCGGCAATATTCGTTTATCGGAAACGGTTGATTCGGACCTCTGTCCGTGTTTGGCCGACCGGGCTCAGATTCACCAGATTATCATGAATTTGTGCTCCAACGCCTTTCAGGCAATGCGCGATGCCGGTGGACTGCTTGCGGTCTCATTGGGGCAGGAAACATTGTCTCCTGATGATGCCGACTTGTTGAATATGGAATCGGGTGATTATGTCGTTCTGACGGTGCGTGATACCGGTCCGGGGATTCCGGAGTCCATTCGTGACAAGATTTTCGACCCGTTCTTCACGACAAAAGACAAAGGGGAAGGGACCGGATTGGGATTGTCCATGGTGCAGGGAATCATCAAAGCGCATGCCGGAACCGTCATCGTGACAAGTCAACCCGGAGCCGGTGCCATGTTCGAAGTGCACCTCCCCTGTCTTCGCGACAATGTGACGCAGGAAATGGATATGGGTGGAGATGCACCGGCCGAGGGGGATGAGCGTATCCTTTTTGTGGAAGACAATCCCGATCAACTTCGGGCAATCCCGTCCTACCTCGCACGGTTGGGCTATCACGTGACGGCCTGTAATGGTGCAGATCAAAGTTTGGATGCGATTTCTCGCGCTCATGAAGCCTTTGATGTCGTGGTCACCGACTACGACATGCCCGAGGTCAGTGGGTTGGAATTGTCTCGAACGCTGTCCCAAATTTTGCCCGATACTCCGGTTATCATGGTTTCCGGTCGAAAGAGCGTTGTCGAGGCAGCCAAATCATTGGTAAACGTCAAGCAGATTGTCCTCAAACCGTATAGCGCCCGCACGCTGGCCGAAACCATTCGGCGTGTGCTGGAGCAGGATAGCAACTGATTATGGCCAATATTCTTATCATCGATGACGATCCGGCATTGTGTGAAACCATGGAGCGAGTGGTTGCCAGGGCTGGACATACCGGCCATTCCGCCGGAACGTTGAAACAGGGTGTATCACGCGTTGCCAATGAAGTATTTGATGTCGTTTTTTTAGACGTTCGTTTGCCTGATGGAAACGGCCTCGATGCGTTGCCGGACATCATCCAGTCGGGAGATTCGCCGGAAGTGATTATTCTGACAGGCAAAGGAGATCCTGAAGGCGCGGAAATGGCGATTGAGGGCGGGGTTGTCGATTATCTCGTCAAACCATCGTCTATTCAAAATACGTTGGGGGTACTGGAACGAGCCCTGAAATATCGGCAGGAAAAACAGGAAGCTAGTCGACCGGCATTACTCAACCTTGGTGGGGTGGTCGGTGTCAGTCCACGCATGCGGGCATGTTTTGAACTGCTCGGACGAGCTTCGTCGTCCAATTCCAACGTGTTGATTACGGGAGAAACCGGCACAGGCAAAGAACTCATAGCGCGTACCATTCATGCCAATCATCGTCGTTCTAACGAGCCGTTTGTTGTTGTTGATTGTGCTGCTTTGACAGAAACTCTCGTGGAGAGTTCCCTGTTTGGACATAAGAAGGGCTCGTTTACCGGCGCAGACCGTGACTATCTCGGTTTGGTTCGCATGGCTGACAAAGGGACGCTCTTTCTCGATGAAGTTGGAGAAATGTCGCTCACTATCCAAAAAGTCTTCTTGCGTGTGCTGCAGGAGCGGCGGTTTCGTCCGGTGGGAGACTTGCGCGAGGTGACGAGTGATTTCAGGCTTATTGCTGCGACGAATCGTGACCTTGGCGTCATGGTGGAAGATGGCCGATTTCGGCGCGACCTGTATTTTCGTCTTAAGACTATTGCCTTGGAGCTTCCACCATTGCGTGAACGTGGTGGAGATATCAAAATATTATCGATGTATCGGCTCAATGCATTGTGCGAAGAATACGGTCTCCCGGCAAAAGGATTTGACCCGGCGTTTTTCGATATGTTGATGGCATACAATTGGTCGGGGAATGTCCGCGAACTCTTCAGTGTACTTGAAACCGCGTTTATCGCTGCTGGTGATGCCAAAGCCTTACATCCCATGCATTTGCCGCGTGATGTGCGTATTGCGGTCACGAAAGCATCACTTGGGACTCGTGTCGATGCTTCATCGTCAGGGAAAGATGATGAACCGGAGGCTTCGGTTGTTGCTCCAACGTCTCCGAATTCTTCGACTGAGCCTGCCTCCTCGGAAGAAGAGCCCGAAAGCACAGCAACACCAACCTCGGCACGGTGTATTTGCGCTGTGGATGCCGTAAATAGACATGTTGCATTGAAACCTTTTAAAGAAGAAATGGAGCGTGATTATTTACGCGCACTCCTTTCAAGTACGAACGGGGATGTGGACTGCATGGTCGACATTGCCGACGTCTCGAAATCGCATCTCTATGCGTTGCTTAAAAAAAACGATTTATCCATGAAAGGACCATGGTAAACGACAGTCCTTACGCCATCCTTCCCGGGAGGAACGGAGATGACAATGCAAACGACATGTTGCATTCGGATGATGAATCGTCTTTGTATTTTGGTGCTGATGACGCTCTTCGCAATGGCGACGGCGGCTATGGCAGCTCCACCGGATGATGAAGCCACTCGACAACTGACGAATCAATACTTGTCACGCATCGAATCTGGTCTTGTCACCGAGCTGGACCAACGTCAGACCGGCATTGCCGACTGGGCCCGTACACAAGCCATCGATCTGAGTATGTGGGGACCGTTCTCCAGTATATCATCCTGGACGCTTGAACTTCTCGGAGAGAGCTCACTCGCTCGCACCTGCCTGTTTTTTGCCATGCCTGTTGTGCGATACATGAGTGCCCCCTTTCTTTTCCCCGTTGAGACGGATGGAACGTCGGAAGAACGAAACCGAGACATCGACCGCATTTTCCGCCATATTGCTATGATGGAGCAGAATGGGATGACTGCTACGCTGGACAATGTCGGTGACGCCTCCCTCTCCCAAGCCGACGCAAAATCCTATAAAGGCTATTATCTTGCCTTGATACGTCGTTTTGCCACCTCCGACTTGCCTGCGCTTTTTTTGTCGCTCAAGCTGTCTGCCCTGACCTATGACTTGGACACAGCGTTGCTTGACAATGCTGCAGGCATGACCAAGCGTGAGCAGATCAAAAGCGCTTTGGTCGAATTGCTTCAGGCTGCTGCCGACGTCCCGAATCGACGCGTACTTATACGTGTCGATATGGAAGAATATGTCTATAAGAACCTGACATTGGATCTTGTGCGGCAGGTCATTGACGAACATCGCGATCTCGTTCGTGACGTGAGTGGTAATGTGCGTCTCGGAGTTGTTATTCAAGCTTATCTCCATGATGCACCGGCCGATGTGGAGGAGCTTATTCAGTTCGCCAAGGATCGGCGTATTCGCTTGCCGCTAAGATTGGTTAAAGGGGCCTACGAGAAGTACGAAAAGGCGTTGGCTGCAAAGGAACATCGACCGAGTCCGGTTTTTGATACAAAAGCCGAGACGGACGCGTGTTACGAGGCGCTCACCGCTGTGTTGCTTGATCATCTTGATGCGATTGATCCGGCGTTTGCCACCCACAATGTCCGCACCATGGCCCATGT
Above is a genomic segment from Desulfovibrio inopinatus DSM 10711 containing:
- a CDS encoding hybrid sensor histidine kinase/response regulator, whose protein sequence is MKAYFRLVCIACMLCIFFPVQASSEQGKVQRKHVLFLNSYQNGYAWSDTILEAARAEFAKSPVSVELQVEYLDAKKYPEENVHELLSDLYAIKYKNVHFDVIICSDNPAFNFLLSRKNTLFPGVPVVFCGINDFRDSLIANRTDYTGIVEAADFKTNIALAKLLFPKRNKMIIIGNRSTTSLAIEKDVRQAASTFTNAFQFEFHNDLNYQAILSRIKEVDDKTTLMLLPFYIDADGDFYSPQELLDAISKVSDAPIFSAWRFMLGHGIIGGRLIGGETQAEIAARMTLDILAGAKPSDLPVVKETELHDVFDYLLVKRFNIPEDLLPEGSTFINEPKPFYELQKQVFWTIIASLVIMSVVLFFLANNILKRRRVEAAIKDQLSFLSLLMDTIPMPIYFKNPNGQYENSNSSFENWFGPSHTGEIESGSDQIDLELLRNPGVRIYEEELSDRYGRRHNVIVHKATYRNTAGGIAGVVGVLYDFTDRKKAEEKYRSLFENSALGIFRIDPSGRYLDANPAMAVMMGCSSAESFIQSGLDVLNNVAPELHYREIDDLGVTCPIGSAGSHEFEGVVKRVDGDDVTLHLYVRSVSGEGGKTSHFEVFCEDITMRRRAELELERSQTMLRTVIDNIPQLVYWKDRNLRFLGANKAFALQFGLSDVSSMIGMTIADIDLSPEDAQHSEAVDRDVLKTGLPRYRQLWEFEREGQPPFTLEVSKVPLMDSSRRVVGVLSTAEDITKRLSLEKQLVQSQKMEAIGTFVSGIAHDFNNILTTIINSSELALLDLPEDTDMAADIRRALTAAEQGSRLVSRIHTYARPSREGFKPMVLTEVVREALSLVRSSLPGNIRLSETVDSDLCPCLADRAQIHQIIMNLCSNAFQAMRDAGGLLAVSLGQETLSPDDADLLNMESGDYVVLTVRDTGPGIPESIRDKIFDPFFTTKDKGEGTGLGLSMVQGIIKAHAGTVIVTSQPGAGAMFEVHLPCLRDNVTQEMDMGGDAPAEGDERILFVEDNPDQLRAIPSYLARLGYHVTACNGADQSLDAISRAHEAFDVVVTDYDMPEVSGLELSRTLSQILPDTPVIMVSGRKSVVEAAKSLVNVKQIVLKPYSARTLAETIRRVLEQDSN
- a CDS encoding pyridoxal phosphate-dependent aminotransferase, coding for MDICRPSEFMTSFLVMDILEKASILERQGKHVVHLEIGEPDFDTPECVKEAACRAIHDGKTHYTHSQGLLELRETICAQHYEQFGADISPDQVFVTSGTSPAMLMVFSLLAEENQKIVLTDPHYACYPNFIRYCGLAPEFIPGREEEGFQLKPERVKKRLDGTVAGILVNSPSNPVGSVMPGDDLEALCDLGLPIVSDEIYHGLSYVEKAASACQYTKNAFILNGFSKLYAMTGWRLGYVIVPPKYLKLIQKFQQNFFICAGSVAQWAGLAALTEAQDDVAKMVAEYDARRKYLLERLASIGLVPALEPTGAFYVLVNARHIDGDSLRLAGDILENALVGVTPGIDFGQTAEGYIRFSYANSKENINEGIRRFGEYLKKRGG
- a CDS encoding proline dehydrogenase family protein, yielding MQTTCCIRMMNRLCILVLMTLFAMATAAMAAPPDDEATRQLTNQYLSRIESGLVTELDQRQTGIADWARTQAIDLSMWGPFSSISSWTLELLGESSLARTCLFFAMPVVRYMSAPFLFPVETDGTSEERNRDIDRIFRHIAMMEQNGMTATLDNVGDASLSQADAKSYKGYYLALIRRFATSDLPALFLSLKLSALTYDLDTALLDNAAGMTKREQIKSALVELLQAAADVPNRRVLIRVDMEEYVYKNLTLDLVRQVIDEHRDLVRDVSGNVRLGVVIQAYLHDAPADVEELIQFAKDRRIRLPLRLVKGAYEKYEKALAAKEHRPSPVFDTKAETDACYEALTAVLLDHLDAIDPAFATHNVRTMAHVMALADQWKLSDSDCAFQMLYGMGDPIKKVVVAMGYPMRVYIPAGSFARGLKYAGRRFHELANSDNALARTMRADFSAVEEKGKDSEETQ
- a CDS encoding radical SAM protein: MDLTRHPCFNPKAKGECARIHLPVAPKCNVLCNFCNRKYDCVNESRPGVTSAVLSPAQAEEYLAKVMERVPNITVVGIAGPGDPFANPKETLETMRRIRKRWPEMLLCLSSNGLEIGDYIEEIARIGVSHVTITVNAVDPKIASKVYSWARVGKVIHRGDAIGEVIVKAQTDAIKRLKELGVTVKVNSIFIPGVNDHHMEEIAQTMKSYGVDLFNCMGLIPNPDTKFEKVPAPSKADICIIRDTCETYLPQMRHCQRCRADAVGLLEKDQSMELSGLLGECSQMIVPADATRPNIAVASMEGMLVNQHLGEASRFLIYGQDADKVVLLEERDAPKPGGGGQRWYTLADTLKDCRAILVSGIGETPRAVLEEEGLTVVEMDGLIEQGLEAVYGSGDISQLAKRRRGVSGGCCKGGGGVGCG
- a CDS encoding sigma-54-dependent transcriptional regulator, translated to MANILIIDDDPALCETMERVVARAGHTGHSAGTLKQGVSRVANEVFDVVFLDVRLPDGNGLDALPDIIQSGDSPEVIILTGKGDPEGAEMAIEGGVVDYLVKPSSIQNTLGVLERALKYRQEKQEASRPALLNLGGVVGVSPRMRACFELLGRASSSNSNVLITGETGTGKELIARTIHANHRRSNEPFVVVDCAALTETLVESSLFGHKKGSFTGADRDYLGLVRMADKGTLFLDEVGEMSLTIQKVFLRVLQERRFRPVGDLREVTSDFRLIAATNRDLGVMVEDGRFRRDLYFRLKTIALELPPLRERGGDIKILSMYRLNALCEEYGLPAKGFDPAFFDMLMAYNWSGNVRELFSVLETAFIAAGDAKALHPMHLPRDVRIAVTKASLGTRVDASSSGKDDEPEASVVAPTSPNSSTEPASSEEEPESTATPTSARCICAVDAVNRHVALKPFKEEMERDYLRALLSSTNGDVDCMVDIADVSKSHLYALLKKNDLSMKGPW
- a CDS encoding nitrogenase component 1: MNKSALKSMKKTKEAFVSTTNACKMCTPLGATVAFRGIEGSVPYLHGSQGCATYMRRYIISHFREPMDIASSSLSEKHAVFGGGPNLKKGLLNVMQKYGAGLIGVATTCLTETIGDDVSMILHEFRKEFGEDFDLPEIVHVSTPSYQGTHMEGFHAAIRATAEQLATADTPTKAVNVFPGFVSAADIRYLKTLFKDFDLPASILPDYSETLDGPALEDYEKVASGGLPVAAIKAMGASPASIEFGRGLFGKDTAASHLESKFSVPAHRIGMPIGLRESDALFSVLEELSGKPTPREHAMERGRLLDAFVDGHKYISGLRAVVYGEEDFMIGMTSFLAEIGIRPVLVGGGGESGRLTEHIHAVCEGLMPEMPQVYEGVDFYEIEQLAESLAPDLLVGNSKGYKLARKLDIPLVRTGFPIHDRFGGQRILHLGYRGAQSLFDTIVNVVLEKKQSDSEVGYWYL